One genomic window of Micromonospora sp. WMMD1128 includes the following:
- the manD gene encoding D-mannonate dehydratase ManD, producing the protein MRIVDARVIVSCPGRNFVTLKILTDDGVTGVGDATLNGRELAVASYLRDHVVPLLVGRDPARIEDTWQYLYQGSYWRRGPVTMSAIAAVDTALWDIKGKVAGLPVYQLLGGRSREGVTVYGHANGETVDEVLTEVARFVDLGYRAVRVQCGVPGLPRTYGVSADKMFYEPADAALPTETTWSTEAYLAHVPTVFARVRDEFGPTLRLLHDVHHRLTPIEAARLGKSLEPFALTWMEDPVPADLPEGFRLIRQHTTTPIAVGEVFNSVWDTAQLIREQLIDYVRTTVVHAGGLTHLRRIFDLAALHHVRSGSHGATDLSPVCMAAALHLDLAIPNFGLQEYMRHTALTDEVFPHGYHFDDGYLHPAETPGLGVDIDEEAAARYPYAPAYLPVNRLTDGTVHPW; encoded by the coding sequence ATGAGGATCGTCGACGCACGGGTGATCGTGTCCTGCCCCGGCCGCAACTTCGTGACCCTGAAGATCCTCACCGACGACGGGGTCACCGGCGTCGGTGACGCCACCCTCAACGGCCGGGAACTGGCCGTCGCGTCCTACCTGCGCGACCACGTCGTGCCGCTGCTGGTCGGGCGCGACCCGGCCCGGATCGAGGACACCTGGCAATACCTGTACCAGGGGTCGTACTGGCGGCGCGGGCCGGTCACCATGAGCGCCATCGCGGCGGTCGACACCGCGCTGTGGGACATCAAGGGCAAGGTCGCCGGGCTGCCCGTCTACCAGCTCCTCGGCGGCCGGTCCCGGGAGGGCGTGACCGTCTACGGCCACGCCAACGGGGAGACCGTCGACGAGGTGCTCACCGAGGTCGCCCGCTTCGTCGACCTCGGCTACCGCGCGGTGCGCGTGCAGTGCGGCGTGCCCGGCCTGCCCCGGACGTACGGCGTCAGCGCCGACAAGATGTTCTACGAGCCGGCCGACGCCGCGCTGCCGACGGAGACGACCTGGTCCACCGAGGCGTACCTGGCGCACGTGCCGACGGTGTTCGCCCGGGTCCGCGACGAGTTCGGCCCCACCCTCCGGCTGCTGCACGACGTGCACCACCGGCTCACCCCGATCGAGGCGGCCCGGCTCGGCAAGAGCCTGGAACCGTTCGCGTTGACCTGGATGGAGGATCCGGTCCCGGCGGACCTGCCGGAGGGCTTCCGGCTCATCCGGCAGCACACCACCACGCCGATCGCCGTCGGCGAGGTCTTCAACAGCGTCTGGGACACCGCCCAGCTCATCCGGGAACAGCTCATCGACTACGTCCGGACGACCGTGGTCCACGCCGGCGGTCTCACCCACCTGCGCCGCATCTTCGACCTCGCCGCGCTGCACCACGTCCGCAGCGGCTCGCACGGCGCCACCGACCTCTCCCCGGTCTGCATGGCCGCCGCGCTGCACCTGGACCTCGCCATCCCCAACTTCGGCCTTCAGGAATACATGCGGCACACCGCGCTCACCGACGAGGTCTTCCCGCACGGCTACCACTTCGACGACGGCTACCTGCATCCCGCCGAGACCCCCGGCCTCGGCGTGGACATCGACGAGGAGGCCGCGGCCCGCTACCCGTACGCGCCGGCCTACCTGCCGGTGAACCGGTTGACCGACGGCACCGTCCACCCCTGGTGA
- a CDS encoding xylan 1,4-beta-xylosidase, giving the protein MRVTVPERPTGRLPGAWRACVGTGRFDLALRRDYQDSLALVQREIGFRHIRGHGLLSDGVGVHRPYEHRGERRVRHAFTYLDQVVDAYLDLGIRPFVELGFMPSTLASGEQTVFWWRGNVTPPRSLTEWGELVRATVAHLVDRYGLDEVRGWPIEVWNEPNLTDFWQDADRAAYHRLYEVSAHAVKDVDAALQVGGPAISPGADEWWEPFAEFVTDRGVPVDFVSRHAYTSGPARHVPFGTRQALAPAAELLDQFAAPRRHLAGTALADLPVHITEFNSSYRPDNPIHDTAFHAAYLAPVLAGGGDLVDSFSYWTFSDVFEEAGVPTALMHGGFGLLTHRQVKKPTYHLYAFMARLGDAVLARGPDHLVTRHPDGRVAVLAWAPVDVTGREPAPERHTLALSVPLGPPGTASAFQLRSSVSEDAGNAWAAWRELGSPQSPRPRQLDVLRETAEPARSHRALPVTAGRVDLDLTLGRHEVTLVELTPVVDETPPWWDDRLLDPTDDPTDDPPAGPGPEVRP; this is encoded by the coding sequence ATGCGCGTCACCGTTCCCGAGCGGCCCACCGGCCGGCTGCCCGGTGCCTGGCGCGCGTGCGTCGGCACCGGGCGGTTCGACCTGGCCCTTCGGCGCGACTATCAGGACTCGCTGGCCCTCGTGCAGCGGGAGATCGGCTTCCGGCACATCCGCGGGCACGGCCTGCTCAGCGACGGCGTCGGTGTGCACCGCCCGTACGAGCACCGGGGCGAACGCCGGGTCCGGCACGCCTTCACGTACCTCGACCAGGTCGTCGACGCGTACCTCGACCTGGGCATCCGGCCCTTCGTGGAGCTGGGCTTCATGCCCTCGACGCTCGCCTCCGGCGAGCAGACGGTGTTCTGGTGGCGGGGCAACGTCACGCCACCGCGCAGCCTCACCGAGTGGGGCGAGCTGGTCCGGGCCACGGTGGCCCACCTGGTCGACAGGTACGGCCTCGACGAGGTACGCGGCTGGCCGATCGAGGTGTGGAACGAGCCCAACCTGACCGACTTCTGGCAGGACGCCGACCGGGCCGCCTACCACCGCCTGTACGAGGTGTCGGCGCACGCGGTCAAGGACGTCGACGCGGCGCTCCAGGTCGGCGGCCCGGCCATCTCCCCCGGGGCCGACGAGTGGTGGGAACCGTTCGCCGAGTTCGTCACCGACCGCGGGGTGCCCGTCGACTTCGTCAGCCGGCACGCCTACACCTCCGGCCCGGCGCGGCACGTGCCGTTCGGCACCCGGCAGGCGTTGGCCCCGGCGGCGGAGTTGCTCGACCAGTTCGCCGCGCCCCGCCGGCACCTGGCCGGGACGGCGCTCGCCGACCTCCCGGTGCACATCACCGAGTTCAACTCCTCCTACCGGCCGGACAACCCGATCCACGACACCGCCTTCCACGCCGCCTACCTCGCGCCGGTGCTGGCCGGCGGCGGGGACCTGGTCGACTCCTTCTCGTACTGGACCTTCAGCGACGTGTTCGAGGAGGCGGGCGTCCCCACCGCGCTGATGCACGGCGGCTTCGGCCTGCTCACCCACCGGCAGGTCAAGAAACCCACCTACCACCTGTACGCCTTCATGGCCCGGCTCGGCGACGCGGTGCTGGCGCGCGGGCCGGACCATCTCGTCACCCGCCACCCGGACGGCCGGGTCGCGGTGCTGGCCTGGGCGCCGGTGGACGTCACCGGCCGGGAGCCGGCGCCCGAGCGGCACACCCTCGCGTTGTCGGTCCCGCTCGGTCCGCCGGGCACCGCGTCGGCGTTCCAGCTCCGGTCGTCGGTGAGCGAGGACGCCGGCAACGCCTGGGCGGCCTGGCGGGAGCTGGGCAGCCCGCAGTCGCCCCGTCCCCGGCAGCTCGACGTGTTGCGGGAGACCGCCGAGCCGGCCCGCAGCCACCGGGCCCTGCCGGTCACCGCCGGGCGGGTCGACCTCGACCTGACCCTCGGCCGGCACGAGGTGACCCTCGTCGAGCTGACCCCGGTGGTGGACGAGACCCCGCCGTGGTGGGACGACCGGCTGCTCGACCCCACCGACGACCCGACCGACGACCCGCCGGCCGGCCCGGGGCCCGAGGTGCGGCCGTGA
- a CDS encoding alpha-glucuronidase: MSVPTGQATAHPGEVTWHAAWLPPEAFRALGSRDVLVHGDGPLVDTVLDEVTRACARYGGRVWHSPPWDVDADLVLASRDDGPVANAAAEAARLRATPAVDGVGDGSLGDEGFLLARVNGVTVVLADAPAGLLYGLFHVVRLGAAAFDDDRPARRHQPALARRMLDHWDNVAVHQVSGQIERGYAGGSIFWHDGAARRDLTRLRDYGRLLAACGVNAISVNNVNVHDTEARLLTDRLDDVAEIADVLRPYGVRVHLAVTFAAPVVLGGLPTADPLDDRVRAWWVAATQRVYQRIPDFGGYLVKADSEGRPGPFTYGRDHAEGANLLADALAPHGGVVRWRAFVYDHHQDWRDRSTDRARAAHDHFTPLDGRFRDNVILQVKFGPLDFQVREPVSPVIAAMPATRVAVELQVTQEYTGQQRHVCHLGPWWAEVLRFPPWGEGGATVADVVAGDAGGGLVAVANVGDDPFWTGHPLAQANLYAFGRLAWDPRLDPDAILDEWIELTWLPTTTGDPELVRRTLHAIMDDSWRTYERYTAPLGVGFMVRPGHHYGPDVDGYEYTAWGTYHFADRDGVGVDRTRATGTGFTGQYPKPWSEVYESLQRCPDELLLFFHHVPYRHVLHSGRTVIQHIYDTHFAGVEEVAVMRRRWQALAGAVAPAVYERVAERLDEQFRSAVEWRDQVNTYFFRKSGVPDAHGRRIH, translated from the coding sequence GTGAGCGTGCCCACTGGCCAGGCCACCGCCCACCCCGGCGAGGTGACCTGGCACGCCGCCTGGCTGCCGCCGGAGGCGTTCCGGGCCCTCGGTTCCCGGGACGTGCTGGTGCACGGCGACGGTCCGCTCGTCGACACCGTCCTCGACGAGGTGACGCGGGCCTGCGCCAGGTACGGCGGCCGGGTCTGGCACTCCCCGCCCTGGGACGTGGACGCCGACCTGGTGCTCGCCTCGCGCGACGACGGTCCGGTCGCGAACGCGGCGGCGGAGGCGGCACGGCTCCGCGCCACGCCGGCCGTGGACGGTGTCGGCGACGGGTCCCTCGGCGACGAGGGCTTCCTGCTGGCCCGGGTGAACGGCGTGACGGTGGTGCTGGCCGACGCGCCGGCCGGCCTGCTGTACGGGCTGTTCCACGTGGTCCGGCTCGGCGCGGCGGCCTTCGACGACGACCGTCCCGCACGGCGGCACCAGCCCGCCCTGGCCCGGCGGATGCTCGACCACTGGGACAACGTCGCCGTGCACCAGGTGTCGGGGCAGATCGAGCGCGGCTACGCCGGCGGTTCGATCTTCTGGCACGACGGCGCCGCCCGGCGCGACCTGACCCGGCTGCGTGACTACGGGCGTCTGCTCGCCGCCTGTGGTGTCAACGCGATCTCGGTGAACAACGTCAACGTGCACGACACCGAGGCGCGGCTGCTGACCGACCGGCTCGACGACGTGGCCGAGATCGCGGACGTGCTCCGCCCGTACGGCGTCCGGGTGCATCTGGCGGTGACCTTCGCCGCCCCGGTGGTCCTCGGCGGCCTGCCCACCGCCGATCCGCTGGACGACCGGGTACGGGCCTGGTGGGTCGCCGCCACCCAGCGGGTCTACCAGCGGATCCCCGACTTCGGCGGCTATCTGGTGAAGGCCGACTCCGAGGGCCGTCCGGGCCCGTTCACCTACGGGCGCGACCACGCCGAGGGGGCGAACCTGCTCGCCGACGCGCTCGCCCCGCACGGCGGCGTGGTGCGCTGGCGGGCGTTCGTCTACGACCACCACCAGGACTGGCGGGACCGGTCGACGGACCGGGCCCGGGCCGCCCACGACCACTTCACCCCGCTCGACGGGCGGTTCCGGGACAACGTGATCCTCCAGGTGAAGTTCGGTCCGCTGGACTTCCAGGTGCGCGAGCCGGTGTCGCCGGTGATCGCCGCCATGCCGGCCACCCGGGTGGCGGTGGAGTTGCAGGTGACGCAGGAGTACACGGGCCAGCAGCGGCACGTCTGCCACCTCGGGCCGTGGTGGGCCGAGGTGTTGCGGTTCCCGCCGTGGGGCGAGGGCGGCGCAACGGTCGCCGACGTGGTCGCCGGGGACGCCGGTGGCGGCCTGGTCGCGGTGGCAAACGTGGGCGACGACCCGTTCTGGACCGGGCATCCGCTGGCCCAGGCGAATCTGTACGCCTTCGGCCGGCTCGCCTGGGATCCCCGGCTGGACCCGGACGCGATCCTCGACGAGTGGATCGAGCTGACCTGGCTGCCGACGACCACGGGCGATCCGGAGTTGGTACGCCGGACGCTGCACGCGATCATGGATGACTCCTGGCGCACCTACGAGCGCTACACCGCGCCGCTCGGCGTCGGCTTCATGGTGCGGCCCGGCCACCACTACGGGCCGGACGTGGACGGGTACGAGTACACCGCGTGGGGCACCTACCACTTCGCCGACCGCGACGGTGTCGGGGTGGACCGCACCCGGGCGACCGGGACCGGCTTCACCGGCCAGTATCCGAAGCCGTGGTCGGAGGTGTACGAGTCACTCCAGCGGTGCCCGGACGAGCTGCTGCTCTTCTTCCACCACGTCCCCTACCGGCACGTCCTGCACAGCGGGCGCACCGTGATCCAGCACATCTACGACACGCACTTCGCCGGTGTCGAGGAGGTGGCGGTGATGCGCCGGCGGTGGCAGGCGCTCGCCGGGGCGGTCGCGCCGGCGGTGTACGAGCGGGTGGCCGAACGCCTCGACGAGCAGTTCCGCAGCGCCGTCGAGTGGCGGGACCAGGTCAACACGTACTTCTTCCGCAAGTCGGGGGTGCCGGACGCCCACGGTCGCCGCATCCACTGA